AGGGCACAGCCCTCTCCTGTTATCGGGAGAGGGGGCAGGCGAGTGTAACGAGCCGGGGGTGAGGGTCGGGTCCCCCGCCGTTGCCCCATCCCGCGCCCGCCCCCATCTTCCCGCGCCCGCCCCGTACTGTCCTCCTTCGCCTCGCCCGATGCAGCCTGACCTGATCGTCGTCGCGGATCGCATACACGTGCTGGGGAACCATGCGCCGGTGCGGGCGCTGCTGGTGCGCGAGGGGCGCGTGGTGGCGCTCGGGAGCGAGGAGGAGGTGCGGGCGGCCGCCAAGTCCGGGTACGGAACGGAGCGGCTGGATGGCGCCACCGTGACGCCGGGGCTCACGGATGCGCACGTGCACCTGACGCTCTGGGCGATGGCGCGGCGGCGGGTGGACCTGAACGCCGCGCGCACGCTGGAGGAGGGCGTCGCAGCCGTGGCCGCGGCGGGGGGCGAGGGGTGGATTAGGGGGCTCGGGTGGGACGTGCACCGCTGGGGGCGCTTTCCCTCGCGCGACGATCTGGATGCGGCGGTTTCAGGGCGGCCGTGCTACCTGGAGAGCCACGACATCCACGCGGCTTGGCTGAGCTCGGAGGGGTTGCGGCGGTGCGGGATCACGCGCGGCACGCCCGATCCCGAGGGCGGCACCATCGTGCGCGACGCGGCCGGGGAGCCGACCGGCATTCTGCTGGAGACGGCGAAGCGGCTCGCCGAGGTCCACCTTCCCGTCCCGACGGCGGCGGAGGTGCGGGAGGCGCTGTTGGACGCGCAGAGCGCAGTGCACGCGCTGGGGCTAACCGGCGTGCACTCGGTGGAGACGACGGGGATCGAGGACTTCACGTCGATGCAGGCGGACGGTGTGCTGCGCCTGCGCGTCCTGCAGTCGATCCCCCTGGCCCGGCTGGACGCGGCGATCGAGCTGGGGGTGCGCAGCGGGTTTGGGGGGGAGTGGCTGAAGCTGGGCGGGGTGAAGATGTTCCTGGACGGCGCGCTGGGCTCGCGCACGGCGTGGCTGCGCGAGCCGTACGAGGGGAGCACGGGCGAGCGGGGAATCCAGACCCTCGCGTCCGACGAGTTCCGCGCCCACGTGCGCCGCGCGGCCGATGCGGGGATCGCGTCCACGGTGCACGCGATCGGCGACGCGGCGGTGGAGCTGGCGATCGACGCAATGGGGAGCGTGGCGCCGCCCCGCGCCATGCGGCACCGCATCGAGCACCTCCAGCTCTGCCCGCCCGAGCTGTGGGAGCGCGCGGCCCGGTCCGGGATCGTGGCCTCGGTGCAGCCGGTGCACCTGATGACCGACATCCCCGCCGCCGAGCGGCACTGGGGGCACGAGCGCTCGCGCGGCGCCTACCCCTTCGCGGCGGTGAAGCGCGCGGGGATGGTGCTCGCCTTCGGTTCCGACGTGCCGGTGGAGACGGTCGATCCGCGCCCCGGCCTCTTTGCCGCCGTCGCGCGCCGGGGGTGGGATGGCGGGCCGGAGGGCGGATGGTTCCCCGAGCACTGCATCTCCGCCGAGGATGCGCTGCGAGCGTACACCGAGGGGCCCGCCTTCGCCGCGAACGAGTCGGAGCGGCAGGGACGCCTGCTCCCGGGCTACCACGCCGATCTCGTCGCCTGGGACCGCGACCCGCTGGATGTGCCGGCGGACGAGCTGCGGACGATGCAATGCCTGCTGACGATGGTCGGCGGAGAGGTGGTGCACCGCGTATGAGCGGCGAGACTACGACGCTCTGGCGCCCCGTGGGCGAGGCCGAGCTGGCGCTGATCCGCGACAGCGGGTGGACGGCCTTTCCGCCGCGCCTGGCGCACCAGCCCATCTTCTACCCCGTCACGAACGAGGCGTACGCCGCGCAGATCGCCCGTGACTGGAACACGCGCGACGCCGCTTCGGGGCACGTTGGATACGTGACGCGCTTCGAAGTGCGGACCGATTTTCTCAGCCGGTACACTCCTCGCGTCGTGGGCGCCCGGGGGCACGAGGAGTACTGGATCCCGGCCGAGGACCTGGATGAGTTCAATAGGAATCTTTTGGGGCCAATCACAGTTACGGCGGAATTCAGACCGGAGTAGCCTTCATGCCGAACAAGATCCTGGTATCGCCGGACGTGATGGCCGCGGCGGCGGATGCGCTGGCGCGGGCGCGGCGGGTGGTGGTGTCCACGGGGGCGGGGATGTCTAAGGAGAGCGGCATCCCCACTTTTCGCGATGCGATGGAGGGGCTTTGGGCGGAGTTCGACCCGCAGGAGCTCGCCACGGAGCAGGGGTTCCGCGCGAACCCGCGGCGCGTGTGGAGCTGGTACGCGTGGCGCCGCCGCCGCGTGGCCGAAGCCGCGCCGCACTCCGGGCACCTCGCGGTGACCGAGCTTCAGCGACTGCTGCCCAGCGTCACCGTGGTCACGCAGAACGTGGACGGACTTCACGCCGTGGCCGGCTGCGAGGACGTGGTGGAGCTTCACGGCAACATCCGCAGGCTCCGCTGCTTGGACGCCGGCCATCCCGTCTCCGGCGACATCGCGGGTGAGGAGGATGGCGAGTGCGATCCGCCGCCCTGCCCGGCGTGCGGGTCGCCGCTGCGGCCGGACGTGGTGTGGTTCGGGGAGATGCTGCCCAAGCACGCGGTGGAGCGCGCGTGGGACGATGCGCGCCGCTGCGACGCCCTCCTCCT
The sequence above is drawn from the Longimicrobium sp. genome and encodes:
- a CDS encoding amidohydrolase, giving the protein MQPDLIVVADRIHVLGNHAPVRALLVREGRVVALGSEEEVRAAAKSGYGTERLDGATVTPGLTDAHVHLTLWAMARRRVDLNAARTLEEGVAAVAAAGGEGWIRGLGWDVHRWGRFPSRDDLDAAVSGRPCYLESHDIHAAWLSSEGLRRCGITRGTPDPEGGTIVRDAAGEPTGILLETAKRLAEVHLPVPTAAEVREALLDAQSAVHALGLTGVHSVETTGIEDFTSMQADGVLRLRVLQSIPLARLDAAIELGVRSGFGGEWLKLGGVKMFLDGALGSRTAWLREPYEGSTGERGIQTLASDEFRAHVRRAADAGIASTVHAIGDAAVELAIDAMGSVAPPRAMRHRIEHLQLCPPELWERAARSGIVASVQPVHLMTDIPAAERHWGHERSRGAYPFAAVKRAGMVLAFGSDVPVETVDPRPGLFAAVARRGWDGGPEGGWFPEHCISAEDALRAYTEGPAFAANESERQGRLLPGYHADLVAWDRDPLDVPADELRTMQCLLTMVGGEVVHRV
- a CDS encoding NAD-dependent deacylase codes for the protein MPNKILVSPDVMAAAADALARARRVVVSTGAGMSKESGIPTFRDAMEGLWAEFDPQELATEQGFRANPRRVWSWYAWRRRRVAEAAPHSGHLAVTELQRLLPSVTVVTQNVDGLHAVAGCEDVVELHGNIRRLRCLDAGHPVSGDIAGEEDGECDPPPCPACGSPLRPDVVWFGEMLPKHAVERAWDDARRCDALLLVGTSGTVWPAADLPHIARSNGAFVIEVNPEPSELTGIANVFLQGTAGTILPRLVDEVRARKG